From a region of the Phaseolus vulgaris cultivar G19833 chromosome 6, P. vulgaris v2.0, whole genome shotgun sequence genome:
- the LOC137831887 gene encoding hydroquinone glucosyltransferase, with amino-acid sequence MEIPKQEARVAPAPPMVAMMPSPGMGHLIPMIEFAKRVVRYHNLSVTFVIPTQGPPSKAQTAVLHALPDSISHTFLPPVTLSDLPPDAMIETTMSHVVLRSLPSLREAFHSLSATHTLAALVVDLFSTDAFDIAAEFNASRYVFFPSTATALSLFFYLPTLDQEAHCEFRDLPEPVTIPGCIPIHGRDLLDPVQDRKNEAYKWVLHHAKRYREAEGIIENSFAELEPGAWRELQKEQPGRPPVYAVGPLVRMETGPVESECLRWLDEQPRGSVLFVSFGSAGTLSSAQIKELAHGLEASEQRFLWVVKSPNDEIANGSYFKAETAADPFGFLPEGFVERTKGRGLLVPSWAPQPQVLAHPSTAGFLTHCGWNSILESVVNGVSFIAWPLFAEQRMNAFMLTHDVKVALRPKVSDNGLVERQQISSVVKSLMEGEEGKKLRYRMKDLKDAAAMALAEDGSSTNHISHLALIWANKTAPKPRQLN; translated from the coding sequence ATGGAAATCCCAAAACAAGAAGCTCGAGTGGCTCCCGCACCTCCCATGGTGGCCATGATGCCATCCCCTGGCATGGGCCATCTAATCCCGATGATCGAGTTCGCCAAGCGAGTCGTTCGCTACCATAACCTGTCGGTCACCTTCGTCATCCCCACCCAAGGCCCACCTTCCAAGGCCCAAACCGCCGTCCTCCACGCTCTCCCCGACTCCATCTCCCACACCTTCCTCCCTCCGGTCACTCTCTCGGACCTCCCGCCTGACGCAATGATCGAAACCACCATGTCCCACGTCGTCCTCCGCTCCCTCCCTTCCCTACGCGAAGCCTTCCATTCTCTCTCCGCCACCCACACACTCGCAGCCCTTGTTGTCGACCTCTTCTCCACCGACGCCTTTGACATCGCCGCCGAATTCAACGCCTCCCGCTACGTCTTCTTCCCATCCACCGCCACTGCCCTCTCCCTCTTCTTCTACCTCCCAACCCTAGACCAGGAGGCCCACTGCGAGTTCCGGGACCTCCCCGAACCGGTGACCATCCCTGGCTGCATTCCTATTCACGGAAGGGATTTACTCGACCCGGTTCAGGACCGCAAGAACGAGGCCTACAAGTGGGTCCTACACCACGCGAAGAGGTATAGAGAAGCCGAGGGAATAATCGAGAACAGCTTCGCAGAGCTTGAACCGGGAGCTTGGCGCGAGTTGCAGAAGGAACAACCGGGACGGCCCCCGGTTTACGCGGTGGGGCCATTAGTCAGAATGGAAACGGGTCCAGTGGAGTCGGAGTGTTTAAGGTGGTTAGATGAGCAGCCTCGTGGGAGCGTGTTATTTGTATCCTTCGGAAGCGCTGGGACCCTCTCCAGTGCCCAGATCAAGGAGCTGGCTCACGGGCTGGAAGCGAGCGAGCAACGGTTTTTGTGGGTGGTGAAGAGCCCAAACGACGAAATCGCCAACGGTTCTTATTTCAAAGCGGAGACTGCGGCGGATCCGTTTGGGTTTTTACCCGAAGGGTTTGTGGAGAGAACGAAAGGTAGGGGCCTTTTGGTTCCCTCTTGGGCTCCGCAACCTCAGGTTCTGGCCCATCCCTCCACCGCTGGGTTCCTCACCCATTGCGGCTGGAACTCCATTCTGGAGAGCGTGGTGAACGGGGTGTCCTTCATCGCATGGCCCCTCTTCGCGGAGCAGAGGATGAACGCCTTTATGCTCACCCACGACGTCAAGGTAGCGCTGAGGCCCAAAGTTTCCGATAATGGCTTAGTGGAGAGACAGCAAATAAGTAGCGTTGTGAAGTCCCTGATGGAAGGTGAAGAGGGGAAGAAGCTGCGTTACCGAATGAAGGATCTGAAGGATGCTGCTGCCATGGCTCTCGCTGAAGACGGTTCCTCCACCAACCATATCTCCCATTTGGCCCTCATCTGGGCCAACAAAACTGCTCCAAAACCTCGTCAATTAAATTAA